A region of Pasteurellaceae bacterium Orientalotternb1 DNA encodes the following proteins:
- a CDS encoding lipopolysaccharide heptosyltransferase 1, with protein MKVCLVKTSSMGDVIHSLPALTDAQTAIPNLQVDWVVEPAFAEIPQWHSAVRKVIPFALRKWRKRLFSKETLQQWQAYKQQLQMEQYDAVIDAQGLLKSAALATHLAKGTKYGYDRHSVREGLSACFYDKKLAISYQQHAVERIRKLFAQSLGYDLPTSVGDYGIAKLFQELTACQPYIIAIHATTRADKHWQEQCWAALFEVLTAQNIAVRLPWGNEVERQRAERLAAGNSSIHVLPKLSLTELAQQLSQAQAVVSVDTGLSHLTAALDKPNVILYGATDPKLIGAYGKNQIYLQADSMNNIEPNQVFQALKKAI; from the coding sequence ATGAAAGTTTGTCTAGTTAAAACCTCATCAATGGGCGATGTGATCCACTCCTTGCCTGCTTTAACCGATGCTCAAACGGCGATCCCAAACTTGCAAGTTGATTGGGTGGTGGAACCCGCTTTTGCGGAAATTCCACAATGGCATTCAGCTGTACGAAAAGTGATTCCTTTTGCGTTACGTAAATGGCGTAAGCGGTTATTTTCCAAAGAGACTTTGCAACAATGGCAAGCCTACAAGCAGCAACTTCAAATGGAACAGTATGATGCAGTGATTGATGCCCAAGGCTTGCTAAAAAGTGCTGCATTGGCAACCCATTTGGCAAAAGGCACCAAATACGGCTACGACAGACATTCCGTTCGTGAAGGTTTAAGTGCCTGTTTCTACGATAAAAAATTGGCGATTTCTTATCAGCAGCACGCTGTGGAACGGATTCGTAAACTGTTTGCTCAATCCCTTGGGTATGATTTACCAACTTCCGTGGGTGATTATGGAATTGCAAAACTTTTTCAGGAACTGACCGCTTGTCAGCCCTATATCATTGCCATTCATGCTACAACACGAGCCGACAAACATTGGCAAGAACAATGTTGGGCGGCACTTTTTGAGGTACTCACAGCACAAAACATAGCAGTGCGTTTGCCTTGGGGAAATGAAGTTGAACGCCAACGGGCAGAAAGGCTTGCGGCAGGCAATTCGTCAATTCACGTTTTACCCAAACTGAGTTTGACGGAATTGGCTCAACAACTTAGCCAAGCTCAAGCCGTGGTTTCAGTGGATACAGGATTGAGCCATTTAACGGCGGCATTGGATAAACCAAATGTGATTTTATACGGTGCGACTGACCCGAAATTGATTGGAGCCTATGGGAAAAATCAGATCTATCTGCAAGCCGACTCAATGAACAACATTGAACCGAATCAGGTTTTCCAAGCATTAAAAAAGGCGATTTAA
- a CDS encoding lipopolysaccharide heptosyltransferase II — translation MRILVIAPSWVGDMMMSHALYQQLKKHYPNSQIDVMAPDWCRPLLARMPEVQNAISMPIGHGSFALCKRYDLGKNLRNQYDLAIVLPNSLKSAFIPFFAKIPKRRGWKGEMRYGFLNELRANKHDYPMMVQRYLALAYEQNQIPTAENLPEVYPYLQVDAEQIARTKQLFAKQFDYAENRTAIGFCPGAEFGPAKRYPHYHYAKVAEKLIEQGYSVRLFGSKKDESVGEQIRSALPEQLQRYCINLAGQTDLNQVVDLIADCAAVVSNDSGLMHIAAALNRPLVALYGPTSPQYTPPLSKNAVIIRLIEGGLIKVREGEAAEGYHQSLIDISPERVLEQLAQLLEKHNAN, via the coding sequence GTGAGAATTTTAGTGATTGCACCGTCTTGGGTGGGCGATATGATGATGTCTCACGCCTTGTATCAACAGCTCAAAAAGCACTACCCAAACAGCCAGATTGATGTGATGGCACCTGATTGGTGTCGCCCATTGCTTGCCCGAATGCCTGAAGTGCAAAACGCCATTTCAATGCCGATTGGGCACGGCTCTTTTGCGTTATGCAAGCGGTATGATTTGGGCAAAAATTTGCGAAATCAGTATGATTTGGCGATTGTGTTACCGAACTCACTGAAATCCGCATTTATCCCTTTTTTTGCCAAGATCCCTAAACGCCGTGGCTGGAAAGGCGAAATGCGTTACGGCTTTTTGAACGAGCTGCGAGCGAATAAACACGATTATCCGATGATGGTGCAGCGTTATTTGGCGTTGGCATACGAGCAAAATCAGATCCCAACGGCTGAAAATTTGCCCGAAGTTTATCCGTATTTGCAGGTCGATGCCGAGCAAATTGCCCGAACCAAACAGCTATTTGCCAAACAGTTTGACTATGCCGAGAACCGCACTGCTATCGGCTTTTGCCCAGGAGCAGAGTTCGGTCCTGCCAAACGCTACCCTCACTATCATTACGCTAAGGTTGCTGAAAAATTGATTGAGCAAGGCTATTCGGTGCGTTTGTTTGGCTCGAAGAAAGATGAGTCGGTGGGCGAGCAAATTCGTTCTGCCTTACCTGAACAGTTACAACGCTACTGCATCAACTTAGCGGGGCAGACTGATCTCAACCAAGTGGTTGATTTAATTGCCGATTGTGCAGCGGTGGTGAGCAACGACTCGGGGCTGATGCACATCGCTGCGGCTCTCAATCGCCCGCTTGTTGCACTTTATGGACCAACCAGCCCGCAATATACCCCGCCGCTGTCGAAAAATGCGGTGATTATTCGCTTGATTGAAGGTGGGCTGATTAAAGTCCGTGAGGGCGAGGCGGCGGAAGGTTATCACCAAAGCCTGATCGATATTTCACCAGAAAGGGTATTGGAGCAATTGGCTCAACTGTTGGAGAAACACAATGCGAATTAA
- a CDS encoding 50S ribosomal protein L28 yields MSRVCQVTGKRPAVGNNRSHAMNATKRRFLPNLHTHRFWVESEKRFVTLRLTAKGMRIIDKKGIDAVLAEIRARGEKI; encoded by the coding sequence ATGTCTAGAGTCTGTCAAGTAACAGGCAAGCGTCCAGCAGTTGGTAACAACCGCTCACACGCAATGAATGCGACTAAACGTCGTTTTCTACCAAACCTTCACACTCACCGTTTCTGGGTTGAGAGCGAAAAACGTTTCGTAACTTTACGCTTAACAGCGAAAGGTATGCGTATTATCGATAAAAAAGGCATTGATGCAGTGTTAGCTGAAATCCGTGCTCGTGGCGAGAAAATCTAA
- a CDS encoding nucleoid occlusion factor SlmA — protein sequence MIEPVVKMPKKSIKERRQQVLEVLIGLLNSENGMQRITTERLAAAVGVSEGALYRYFPSKTKMFEALIERIEITLTSHINANKRKENTEVAVKAILQVVLEFAQKNPGVTRILTGHALMFEEDVLKSRVSKFFDGLELQFVNLLQMRKLREGRAFADERALAGYLVTFCEGQFLRLVRSNFTFNQHQHFEKQWALIKPLFY from the coding sequence GTGATAGAACCTGTGGTCAAAATGCCGAAAAAATCAATAAAAGAGCGTCGGCAGCAAGTGCTTGAAGTCTTAATTGGCTTACTGAACTCAGAAAATGGAATGCAACGAATTACCACCGAACGCTTGGCAGCTGCCGTTGGTGTATCGGAAGGGGCGTTATACCGCTATTTTCCAAGCAAAACCAAAATGTTTGAAGCGTTGATCGAGCGAATTGAAATTACATTGACCAGCCATATTAACGCCAATAAACGCAAAGAAAATACCGAAGTTGCCGTTAAAGCTATTTTGCAAGTGGTGCTTGAATTTGCTCAGAAAAACCCTGGGGTAACACGCATTCTCACGGGACACGCCTTAATGTTTGAAGAAGATGTACTCAAATCCCGTGTGTCAAAATTTTTTGATGGTTTAGAGTTGCAATTCGTGAATTTACTGCAAATGCGTAAGCTCCGTGAAGGCAGAGCCTTTGCCGACGAACGTGCATTAGCTGGTTATTTAGTCACCTTCTGCGAAGGGCAATTTCTACGTTTAGTGCGTTCTAATTTTACCTTCAATCAACATCAACATTTTGAAAAACAGTGGGCATTAATTAAGCCACTGTTTTATTAG
- a CDS encoding deoxyuridine 5'-triphosphate nucleotidohydrolase (catalyzes the formation of dUMP from dUTP): MKQIDLKILDNRIGTEFPLPTYATEGSAGLDLRALIEQPMTVEAGQTVLIPTGISIYIADPHLAAVILPRSGLGHKNGIVLGNLVGLIDSDYQGPLMVSLWNRSDKPFTVEVGDRIAQLVFLPVVQASFNIVQEFTATDRGEGGFGHSGKQ; encoded by the coding sequence ATGAAACAAATCGATTTAAAAATTTTAGATAACCGTATCGGTACCGAATTTCCATTACCCACCTATGCAACCGAAGGATCGGCAGGCTTGGATTTACGGGCGTTGATTGAACAGCCGATGACGGTGGAAGCGGGGCAAACTGTGTTGATCCCAACGGGGATTTCGATCTATATCGCCGATCCGCATTTAGCCGCCGTGATCTTACCTCGCTCGGGGTTAGGGCATAAAAACGGTATTGTGCTAGGCAATTTGGTTGGGCTTATCGACTCTGACTACCAAGGACCGCTAATGGTGTCACTTTGGAACCGCAGCGACAAACCATTCACCGTTGAAGTGGGCGACCGTATTGCTCAACTCGTGTTTCTACCCGTGGTGCAAGCGAGTTTTAACATCGTCCAAGAATTCACCGCAACCGACCGTGGCGAAGGCGGCTTCGGGCATTCAGGCAAGCAATAA
- a CDS encoding 50S ribosomal protein L33 → MAAKGAREKIKLVSTAETGHFYTTTKNKRNMPEKMEIKKFDPVVRKHVVYKEAKIK, encoded by the coding sequence ATGGCAGCTAAAGGTGCTCGTGAGAAAATCAAATTAGTTTCAACTGCTGAAACTGGTCATTTCTACACAACAACTAAAAATAAACGTAATATGCCAGAAAAAATGGAAATCAAAAAATTTGATCCAGTTGTGCGTAAACACGTTGTTTATAAAGAAGCAAAAATCAAATAA
- a CDS encoding transcriptional regulator Crp: protein MQDVSISTAQLENVSPLPSIHDPIVEWFLSHCHIHRYPAKYTLIHAGEEAESLFYIVSGAVSVFIKDDESKEMLLTNLGQGEFVGEMGLFEDKIQPRTAYVRTKGNCEIAEISYKKFKQLVHLNPDILMYLSTQLARRLRMTSRQVSNLAFLDVTGRIAQTLMNLAKLPDAMTHPEGMQIKITRQEIGQMVGCSRETVGRILKMLEDEGLITAHGKTIVVYGTR from the coding sequence ATGCAAGATGTTTCCATTTCCACGGCTCAACTTGAAAATGTGAGTCCGTTGCCATCAATTCACGATCCGATTGTGGAATGGTTTTTAAGCCACTGCCATATTCACCGTTATCCCGCCAAATACACGCTGATTCATGCGGGTGAAGAAGCAGAATCGCTGTTTTATATTGTCAGTGGTGCGGTGTCCGTCTTTATCAAAGATGATGAAAGCAAAGAAATGTTGCTGACAAATTTAGGGCAAGGCGAATTTGTGGGTGAAATGGGCTTATTTGAAGATAAAATTCAGCCTCGCACAGCTTATGTTCGCACGAAAGGTAACTGCGAGATCGCAGAAATTTCTTATAAGAAATTCAAACAGTTAGTGCATTTAAACCCTGATATTTTGATGTATCTTTCCACTCAATTAGCACGCCGTTTGAGAATGACCTCTCGCCAAGTGAGTAATTTAGCTTTCTTAGACGTAACAGGTCGAATCGCACAAACGTTGATGAATCTCGCCAAACTGCCTGATGCGATGACACACCCTGAAGGAATGCAAATCAAAATTACCCGCCAAGAAATTGGGCAAATGGTGGGTTGTTCTCGTGAAACCGTTGGCAGAATTTTGAAGATGCTTGAAGATGAAGGTCTCATTACCGCTCATGGTAAAACCATTGTCGTTTACGGCACGCGATAA
- a CDS encoding bifunctional phosphopantothenoylcysteine decarboxylase/phosphopantothenate synthase (catalyzes the conjugation of cysteine to 4'-phosphopantothenate to form 4-phosphopantothenoylcysteine, which is then decarboxylated to form 4'-phosphopantotheine), with the protein MLTHKKIVVGITGGIAAYKTIELIRLLRTANAEVRVVLTPAAEAFVTPLTLQAISGNAVSTSLLDPQAELAMGHIELAKWADLVVIAPASADFIARLRVGMGNDLLSTLCLATAAPILLAPAMNQQMYKRSVVQKNLQKLRKQGVLTVGPNEGFQACGDVGTGRMSEPSEIFHAIRDHFAEREDLADLTITITAGPTQEAIDPVRYISNHSSGKMGFAIADAFAKRGAKVMLIAGPVNLPTPQNVDRVDVISAQEMAQQAVSSAQKSAIFIGCAAVADYRVEQVAEQKLKKTDDSDTLTLTLVKNPDIIANVAHLTENRPFTVGFAAETQNVAEYAKSKLQRKNLDLICANDVSGGQVFGQDHNALQLFWQNGEKTLPLANKTELAKTLVNEIIEQYRGK; encoded by the coding sequence ATGCTCACCCATAAAAAAATTGTCGTCGGGATCACTGGTGGTATTGCCGCTTATAAAACCATTGAACTCATTCGCTTGCTGCGTACCGCCAATGCAGAAGTGCGGGTGGTGCTGACCCCTGCGGCTGAAGCCTTTGTTACGCCACTCACTTTGCAAGCGATTTCGGGCAATGCGGTGTCGACTTCGCTACTTGATCCGCAAGCAGAATTGGCGATGGGGCATATTGAATTGGCGAAATGGGCAGACTTGGTGGTGATTGCCCCTGCGAGTGCGGATTTTATCGCTCGTCTTCGAGTGGGAATGGGCAATGATTTGCTTTCTACCCTTTGTTTAGCGACTGCTGCACCGATTTTGCTTGCCCCTGCGATGAACCAGCAGATGTACAAGCGGTCAGTTGTGCAGAAAAATTTGCAAAAATTACGTAAGCAAGGGGTGCTAACAGTCGGTCCAAACGAAGGTTTCCAAGCCTGTGGCGATGTTGGAACTGGGCGAATGTCGGAGCCGAGCGAAATTTTCCACGCTATTCGTGACCATTTTGCCGAACGTGAAGATCTTGCTGATCTCACGATCACTATCACTGCGGGTCCAACTCAAGAAGCGATCGATCCTGTTCGCTACATCAGCAATCATAGCTCGGGTAAAATGGGCTTTGCGATTGCGGATGCTTTTGCTAAGCGTGGGGCGAAAGTGATGTTGATTGCAGGCCCAGTAAACTTGCCAACCCCACAAAATGTTGATCGTGTTGATGTAATTTCTGCACAAGAAATGGCACAACAAGCGGTCAGTTCCGCTCAAAAATCTGCCATTTTTATCGGCTGTGCGGCAGTGGCAGATTATCGGGTAGAACAGGTTGCCGAGCAGAAACTGAAGAAAACCGATGACAGCGACACTTTGACGCTAACATTGGTGAAAAACCCTGATATTATCGCTAACGTCGCTCATCTTACCGAAAATCGTCCATTTACTGTAGGCTTTGCGGCGGAAACGCAAAATGTAGCAGAATATGCGAAAAGCAAGCTGCAACGCAAAAATTTGGATTTAATTTGTGCCAACGATGTCTCTGGTGGTCAGGTATTTGGACAAGATCACAATGCCTTGCAACTGTTTTGGCAAAATGGCGAAAAAACCTTACCGCTTGCCAACAAAACCGAACTCGCCAAAACCTTGGTAAATGAAATTATTGAGCAGTATCGAGGAAAATGA